The proteins below are encoded in one region of Pleuronectes platessa chromosome 12, fPlePla1.1, whole genome shotgun sequence:
- the LOC128453550 gene encoding dickkopf-related protein 1, with protein MYKEIIPVLSDRRPPSIVFAALWKTLGFRTQVRSGLCQSVFFLLGIFVSRVFAAFKRRTMSSPSAHRFLAVYLTLFGYLGDVYAGTVLMNSNAIKNLPGASAGKSVNTVSPSPRTSPAGGMAHKLPVDTLQPGVCTDDEDCGGDEYCNDARGACLPCRKSRKRCARDSMCCAGTRCSNGVCQANDIDSTDASIIISEVHKQNNTIEHPAKKPPTTHVHQPHSVKGQEGDNCLRSADCSEGLCCARHFWSRICKPVLTEGQVCTRHRRKGTHGLELFQRCDCGDGLLCRQEKGERDHSVSRTAARNLHICQRR; from the exons ATGTATAAAGAGATCATCCCAGTGCTGAGCGACAGGAGACCTCCAAGCATCGTGTTCGCAGCGCTTTGGAAAACTTTGGGATTCAGGACTCAGGTTCGCTCTGGACTTTGTCAATCggtctttttccttttagggATTTTTGTTTCTCGAGTGTTTGCAGCTTTTAAGAGGAGAACCATGTCTTCACCGTCTGCGCACCGCTTCTTGGCTGTGTATCTCACGCTGTTTGGATACCTTGGGGACGTTTACGCGGGGACGGTCCTGATGAACTCCAACGCCATCAAGAACTTACCCGGGGCTTCGGCGGGCAAGAGCGTCAACACTGTCAGCCCGAGTCCGCGCACCTCACCCGCCGGAGGCATGGCACACAAGTTGCCCGTGGACACCTTGCAG CCGGGTGTTTGCACTGACGATGAAGACTGCGGAGGTGATGAATACTGCAATGACGCCCGAGGCGCCTGTCTGCCCTGCCGTAAGAGCCGGAAGCGTTGCGCCCGGGACTCCATGTGTTGTGCAGGAACCCGCTGCAGCAATG GTGTTTGCCAGGCAAATGATATAGATAGCACAGATGcatccatcatcatcagtgaagtgcacaaacaaaacaacaccatTGAGCATCCAGCAAAGAAGCCTCCCACCACCCATGTCCATCAGCCTCATTCTGTGAAAG GCCAGGAGGGGGACAATTGTCTGAGATCCGCAGACTGCTCAGAGGGTCTGTGCTGTGCCAGACACTTCTGGTCTCGCATCTGCAAGCCCGTGCTGACGGAGGGCCAGGTGTGCACGCGCCACCGCAGGAAAGGCACCCACGGCCTGGAGCTGTTCCAGCGCTGCGACTGTGGCGACGGCTTGTTGTGCCGACAGGAGAAAGGGGAGAGGGACCACAGTGTCAGCAGGACTGCAGCACGGAACCTACACATCTGTCAGAGACGCTGA